The proteins below come from a single Mesobacillus jeotgali genomic window:
- a CDS encoding Gfo/Idh/MocA family protein yields the protein MKKIQWGILSTANIAQTQVIPAIQRSAMAEVAAIASSSGKAAEVAAKLNFPRVYDTYEELLLDPSIDAVYIPLPNSLHRKWVLKAAKHGKHILCEKPAALTAEEVIEMDRYCKEQNVLFMEAFMYQFHPQHERVKEIIASGEIGEVKLMRSSFSYYMEDGDTNIRMDKSLGGGSIYDVGSYCIHSMRFILGADPVKVHAHGKLDPETGVDVSAVAYLEFDHGIQGVFDCSFEASFRHEYEVVGTKGRILVPRAFRPDVEGGVGLVIVESDGQQRTEQVDGDIYLYEIDHLSETILEKKPLIYSAEKTIANMRVIDACYSSLKKKEEVSI from the coding sequence ATGAAAAAAATCCAATGGGGAATTTTAAGTACGGCGAATATTGCTCAAACACAAGTCATTCCTGCGATTCAAAGGTCGGCTATGGCAGAGGTTGCGGCGATTGCCAGTTCTAGCGGCAAAGCGGCAGAGGTGGCCGCGAAGCTGAATTTTCCAAGAGTATATGATACATATGAAGAGCTTCTGCTAGACCCAAGCATCGATGCTGTCTATATTCCTCTGCCTAACAGTCTCCATCGAAAATGGGTCCTCAAAGCAGCCAAACATGGGAAGCACATTCTATGTGAAAAACCGGCAGCTTTAACAGCTGAGGAAGTGATTGAAATGGACAGGTACTGCAAGGAGCAAAATGTCTTATTCATGGAAGCTTTTATGTATCAATTTCATCCTCAGCATGAGCGTGTTAAGGAGATCATCGCGTCTGGAGAAATTGGTGAGGTCAAACTGATGCGAAGCAGCTTCTCCTATTACATGGAGGACGGTGATACGAATATTCGCATGGATAAAAGCTTGGGCGGGGGCAGTATTTATGATGTGGGCAGCTATTGCATCCATAGCATGCGGTTTATTTTAGGAGCTGATCCTGTGAAAGTCCATGCACATGGTAAACTCGATCCGGAGACAGGTGTAGATGTTTCGGCGGTGGCCTATCTGGAATTTGACCATGGTATTCAGGGTGTTTTTGATTGCAGTTTTGAAGCAAGCTTCAGACATGAGTATGAGGTAGTGGGCACGAAGGGGAGGATTCTGGTACCCAGAGCTTTCCGTCCGGATGTAGAGGGTGGTGTTGGGTTGGTTATAGTTGAATCTGACGGCCAGCAAAGAACTGAACAGGTTGATGGAGATATCTATTTATACGAGATAGATCATCTTTCCGAAACGATTCTTGAAAAGAAACCCCTGATCTATTCAGCAGAAAAGACCATTGCAAATATGCGTGTCATTGATGCTTGTTATTCATCTTTAAAAAAGAAAGAGGAAGTAAGTATATAA
- a CDS encoding M14 family zinc carboxypeptidase: MKKNKVITGLSVLALCTALATPTLATNSPNGKLYNENQVYSVNGFTDYAEMVKRLQQIEANSQGKVALEVVGQSNQGRDIYQARVGTGEKVVLIESEIHGNESTGTEALLSMLQYLGSSNSPEAQKIREEITLVTLPKMNPDASELDRRGNDMSWEEVVEDFPQLADAASPAWNYYNNRIIQDRDYNGRPGFDVNRDFNPDLNYVPKAEDFPGTSSQAGWYITPESQTVRDVYKKLQAEFGKVDVFIDLHHQGQYYVEGTDDLVTMSLSADFVPDPSTEEGAKYAEYKDNYNFEFSKQLNLAAYNALQSLGENSPFNNITLYQQNLDLPGTALGSFALNGSGTVLFEVRGQSHSLGQKKKGQLVKAVETGLYGIINGVVDGSVETLDADEYDNIPQTAYSPSL; the protein is encoded by the coding sequence ATGAAGAAGAACAAAGTAATCACCGGACTAAGTGTTTTGGCATTATGCACTGCCCTTGCTACGCCAACACTGGCAACCAACTCGCCAAATGGGAAACTCTACAACGAAAATCAGGTTTATTCAGTCAATGGATTTACCGATTATGCTGAAATGGTCAAAAGACTGCAGCAAATCGAAGCGAATAGCCAGGGAAAAGTCGCTTTGGAGGTTGTCGGCCAATCAAACCAGGGAAGGGATATTTACCAGGCAAGAGTCGGGACTGGCGAAAAAGTTGTCCTGATTGAAAGCGAGATCCATGGCAATGAGAGCACTGGAACAGAGGCGCTGCTTAGCATGCTTCAATACCTGGGATCTAGCAATTCACCTGAAGCTCAAAAAATCCGCGAGGAAATCACTCTCGTCACTTTGCCAAAAATGAACCCTGATGCATCCGAGCTGGACCGCCGCGGCAATGATATGTCATGGGAAGAGGTCGTCGAGGATTTCCCTCAGCTTGCAGATGCAGCGTCTCCTGCCTGGAATTACTATAACAACCGTATCATCCAGGACAGGGACTACAATGGCCGTCCTGGGTTTGACGTAAACCGGGACTTCAACCCTGACCTTAATTATGTACCAAAGGCAGAAGATTTCCCTGGCACATCAAGTCAAGCTGGCTGGTACATCACGCCTGAATCACAAACCGTGCGCGATGTTTACAAAAAGCTCCAAGCAGAGTTCGGTAAAGTAGATGTCTTCATTGACCTCCACCACCAGGGCCAATATTATGTTGAAGGAACCGACGACCTTGTCACTATGTCTCTTTCAGCAGACTTTGTTCCGGATCCGAGCACTGAAGAAGGCGCTAAATACGCTGAGTACAAGGACAACTATAATTTCGAGTTTTCCAAGCAACTGAATCTTGCCGCCTATAATGCGCTGCAATCTCTTGGTGAAAACTCACCTTTCAACAATATCACTCTTTATCAACAAAACCTGGATCTCCCAGGAACAGCACTTGGAAGCTTCGCTTTGAACGGAAGCGGCACAGTCCTTTTCGAAGTAAGAGGCCAATCGCACTCCTTGGGGCAAAAGAAAAAAGGCCAGCTAGTCAAAGCCGTCGAAACCGGACTATATGGGATTATCAACGGAGTGGTTGATGGTTCAGTAGAGACGCTGGATGCGGATGAATATGATAACATCCCGCAAACTGCCTATTCACCAAGTTTATAA
- a CDS encoding LytR family transcriptional regulator, translating into MRADKHTGKKKRKWLRITGVAFLLLMIAIGAYIYNVYSSLTNAVETMHQPIDRDQSSKREQKVTIESKEPFSVLMLGVDERPGDKGRSDTMIVLTVNPELNSTKMLSIPRDTRTEIIGKGFEDKINHAYAFGGVEMSIDTVEEFLDIPIDYYIQVNMESFEDIVNAVGGVDVHNNLAFSAGGHNYPEGEITLDGKEALSYVRMRKQDPNNDFGRQQRQREVIQGVINKGASFSSLTRFDDIFEALGKNVKTNMTFEEMTDIQQHYKNAGKDMQQLQLDGTGTKINKIYYLIVEEEERQRVQKELKEHLEVQ; encoded by the coding sequence GTGAGAGCAGATAAACATACAGGAAAGAAAAAAAGAAAATGGCTCCGAATTACTGGTGTCGCATTTCTTTTATTGATGATTGCAATTGGTGCTTACATCTATAATGTATACTCTTCCCTCACAAATGCAGTGGAAACGATGCACCAGCCAATCGATAGGGATCAATCAAGCAAGAGGGAACAGAAAGTCACTATTGAAAGCAAGGAGCCTTTTTCTGTTCTGATGCTGGGGGTTGATGAAAGACCTGGTGATAAGGGACGATCAGATACCATGATTGTGCTGACTGTTAATCCAGAACTCAATTCGACGAAAATGTTGAGTATTCCACGTGATACAAGAACAGAAATTATCGGAAAAGGCTTTGAGGACAAAATCAATCATGCCTATGCATTTGGCGGAGTGGAAATGTCCATCGACACAGTGGAAGAATTCCTTGATATCCCGATAGATTACTATATTCAGGTTAATATGGAAAGCTTCGAAGACATCGTAAATGCCGTCGGCGGAGTTGACGTTCACAATAATTTGGCTTTCTCCGCAGGCGGACATAACTACCCTGAAGGTGAAATCACCCTTGACGGCAAGGAAGCCCTATCCTATGTCAGAATGAGAAAGCAAGACCCGAATAACGATTTCGGCCGCCAGCAAAGACAAAGAGAAGTCATCCAGGGTGTTATAAATAAAGGTGCCAGCTTCAGTTCACTCACTAGATTTGATGATATCTTTGAAGCACTAGGAAAAAACGTCAAAACAAATATGACATTCGAAGAAATGACAGATATCCAACAACATTATAAAAATGCAGGCAAAGACATGCAGCAGCTGCAATTAGACGGAACAGGAACAAAAATCAATAAGATTTATTATCTCATTGTAGAGGAAGAAGAAAGACAAAGAGTTCAAAAAGAGTTGAAGGAACATTTAGAAGTTCAATAG
- a CDS encoding extracellular solute-binding protein: MRRKNLLVSFLSLSLSLSLIGCTSEETKSDTDKKDKDEKESAIDPFDHSKKYEISGMTFRFGDPPPAKSPGLDMINEKFNVDFKPEIIPQGDYAEKSSAIVASGSMPDLVGFQANDTRFYQWAKEGAFLPLDDYLKHYPTLSKIPEHVYDAFKVNGKIYGIPRYSNEYPLVPIIRKDWLDNLGLEVPTSYEELEDVAVAFTKNDPDKNGKNDTYGLAIGENINPNFNMGAYWDFGAWYHKNEDGDFIPGMISEGRKDLIEFFANLYKEGAMTKDFAVLNWADTNNEFYSGKAGIFVGGVSGMSEDYMSGLLSIHPEAKFVALPPFKAPDGSQGFTMGSGNSGILALNAKLADDEGEIYRALEIVDAGKTFYPREERNPQNQDFDWMWGKEGTGYNMEGDQPVRVPNFSSDGLAPSTYFLDNREHVPSDAKIRYADDYKLAEMKDLVNSLQDMFESNEMYINPVNGVISQTDQEKGTDLMQFLMNEQAKMIAGQRPVSDWDKLVDEYLQRGGAAIIKETNQGIKDKGYEDLQWK; this comes from the coding sequence TTGAGGAGAAAAAATCTTTTAGTCAGTTTTTTGAGTCTTTCTCTTAGCTTGTCGTTAATTGGCTGTACATCGGAAGAAACGAAAAGCGACACCGATAAGAAGGATAAAGATGAAAAAGAAAGTGCCATCGATCCGTTTGACCACAGCAAAAAGTATGAGATTTCCGGGATGACGTTCCGCTTTGGTGATCCGCCGCCAGCAAAAAGCCCTGGTTTGGATATGATCAATGAGAAATTCAATGTTGACTTCAAGCCTGAAATAATACCTCAGGGTGATTATGCGGAAAAATCTTCAGCTATTGTTGCTTCTGGAAGCATGCCAGATTTAGTTGGTTTCCAGGCAAATGACACAAGATTTTATCAGTGGGCAAAGGAAGGCGCATTCCTTCCTTTGGATGATTACCTAAAGCATTACCCGACACTTTCGAAAATACCAGAACACGTTTACGATGCTTTTAAAGTGAACGGTAAAATCTATGGTATTCCACGCTATTCAAATGAATATCCGCTCGTGCCAATCATCCGTAAAGACTGGCTAGATAATCTCGGATTAGAGGTTCCTACAAGCTATGAAGAGCTAGAAGACGTGGCGGTTGCATTTACAAAAAATGACCCTGATAAAAACGGTAAAAATGATACTTATGGCCTTGCTATCGGCGAAAATATCAACCCGAACTTCAATATGGGCGCTTACTGGGATTTTGGTGCCTGGTACCATAAGAATGAGGATGGTGATTTTATTCCAGGCATGATTTCTGAAGGGCGCAAAGATTTGATTGAGTTCTTCGCCAACCTTTATAAAGAGGGTGCGATGACAAAAGATTTTGCTGTTCTGAACTGGGCAGATACAAATAATGAATTTTACTCAGGCAAAGCAGGAATCTTTGTCGGCGGCGTTTCAGGGATGAGCGAAGACTATATGTCAGGATTATTGTCCATCCATCCTGAAGCAAAGTTTGTAGCTCTTCCACCTTTCAAAGCTCCTGATGGTTCTCAAGGTTTCACGATGGGTTCTGGAAACTCAGGAATCCTTGCTCTTAATGCAAAGCTTGCCGATGACGAAGGGGAAATTTACAGAGCACTTGAGATTGTGGATGCAGGGAAAACTTTCTATCCGAGAGAAGAAAGAAATCCTCAAAACCAGGATTTCGACTGGATGTGGGGTAAAGAAGGAACAGGCTATAACATGGAAGGAGACCAGCCAGTCCGTGTGCCAAACTTCTCCTCCGATGGCCTTGCTCCATCTACCTATTTCTTAGATAACAGGGAGCACGTACCTTCTGATGCAAAAATTCGTTACGCAGATGATTATAAGTTAGCGGAAATGAAGGACTTGGTGAATTCCTTACAAGATATGTTCGAATCAAATGAGATGTATATTAACCCTGTAAACGGAGTCATTTCACAGACAGACCAGGAAAAGGGAACAGACCTGATGCAGTTCCTTATGAATGAACAAGCCAAGATGATCGCTGGCCAGAGGCCTGTCTCTGACTGGGATAAATTAGTTGACGAATACCTCCAACGTGGAGGAGCGGCCATCATCAAGGAAACAAACCAAGGAATAAAAGACAAAGGATACGAAGATTTGCAGTGGAAATAA
- a CDS encoding GDSL-type esterase/lipase family protein produces the protein MILTKKFASVLLTGTLLLGLPGGAFAKPEKKVVDLTVLGDSLAAGQTPYREIGSGYGDFLKARFEQSQFKGDLNKHGVSGYVSSQLLKDVLTNTDVIQSIEDAEVIVLDIGANDLLKELGSNDLVKIQAALVGVQNNLNQILKTIDELNPNVDVYVMGYYNPFPHLPEKQQASLMPLLENLNQTIEKASEDNGDTFVPTEKIIAKRYQEYLPNPADIHLSEEGYKIVAKEFWKAIDGNLK, from the coding sequence ATGATTCTTACAAAGAAGTTTGCCAGTGTATTGCTGACGGGGACATTGTTATTAGGCTTACCTGGTGGTGCATTTGCAAAGCCGGAAAAAAAGGTAGTAGATTTAACGGTACTAGGTGATTCTTTGGCTGCAGGACAGACTCCATATCGTGAAATTGGTTCGGGATATGGGGATTTTTTAAAAGCAAGGTTTGAACAATCTCAGTTCAAAGGGGATTTAAATAAACATGGTGTCTCAGGATATGTTTCCAGTCAGTTATTAAAAGATGTGCTGACAAACACGGATGTCATACAATCCATAGAAGATGCGGAAGTCATCGTGCTGGACATTGGGGCAAATGATCTTTTGAAGGAGCTGGGATCGAACGATCTTGTGAAAATCCAGGCAGCCTTGGTAGGAGTGCAGAACAATTTAAACCAAATTTTAAAAACAATAGATGAATTAAATCCAAATGTCGATGTCTACGTAATGGGTTACTATAATCCATTCCCACACTTGCCGGAGAAGCAGCAAGCGTCCTTGATGCCATTGCTTGAGAATTTGAATCAAACGATTGAAAAAGCTTCCGAAGATAACGGTGACACTTTTGTTCCAACGGAAAAAATAATTGCAAAACGTTATCAAGAATACCTTCCTAATCCAGCTGATATACATCTTAGCGAGGAAGGCTATAAAATAGTAGCGAAAGAGTTCTGGAAAGCGATTGATGGTAACCTGAAGTAG
- a CDS encoding ABC transporter permease encodes MKPDTRWSKFKRKLWRDRYLILLLLPGVLFFLIYRYIPMAGLLLAFKDYSPFRGFADSPWVGLKYFQLIFEDKEVVRVIWNTLQISMLQIIFAFPISIVLALMLNELRSQLLKRFLQSVVYMPHFLSWVVVVGITVIFLRSEGLINSFIVNVLGMNALPFLTDPAWFKPLIVLQIIWKESGWGTIIFLAALSGISPHLYEAAVMDGANRWRQIWHITLPALKSTIIIMLILRLGNVMDSGFEQIFLMLNPFNMESGNVLDTFVYFKGIQQANYSFATAVGLFKGIIGLILVVMANRLAKRFGEEGLY; translated from the coding sequence ATAAAACCCGATACAAGATGGAGTAAATTCAAAAGGAAGTTATGGCGTGACCGATATTTGATCCTGCTTCTCTTACCAGGTGTTTTGTTTTTCTTGATCTATCGCTATATTCCCATGGCTGGACTTTTACTAGCTTTTAAGGATTATAGTCCATTTCGGGGCTTTGCCGACAGTCCTTGGGTAGGGCTTAAGTATTTCCAGCTGATATTTGAGGATAAAGAGGTTGTCCGGGTCATCTGGAATACGTTGCAAATATCGATGCTGCAAATCATCTTCGCATTCCCAATTTCGATCGTACTTGCACTGATGCTGAATGAGTTGCGCAGCCAGCTGCTTAAACGTTTTTTACAGTCTGTTGTTTACATGCCGCATTTCTTATCTTGGGTTGTCGTAGTAGGTATTACGGTCATCTTTTTAAGGAGTGAAGGGTTGATTAATAGCTTTATCGTTAATGTTCTTGGTATGAATGCTTTGCCTTTCTTAACAGATCCAGCTTGGTTTAAACCGCTGATTGTCCTCCAGATTATCTGGAAGGAATCTGGCTGGGGAACGATCATCTTTTTGGCAGCGCTATCAGGGATAAGCCCGCATTTATATGAAGCGGCTGTGATGGATGGGGCGAATCGGTGGAGGCAAATCTGGCACATTACGCTGCCTGCTCTCAAGAGCACGATCATCATCATGCTGATTCTGCGTTTAGGGAATGTAATGGACAGTGGTTTTGAACAAATCTTCCTGATGCTCAATCCCTTCAATATGGAGTCCGGAAACGTCCTCGATACCTTCGTCTATTTTAAAGGGATCCAGCAAGCGAACTATAGCTTTGCGACCGCTGTCGGATTATTCAAAGGCATAATCGGCCTCATACTGGTCGTCATGGCGAACCGATTGGCGAAACGCTTTGGAGAAGAGGGTCTATATTAA
- a CDS encoding carbohydrate ABC transporter permease encodes MYKTSAGEKVFDGVNIILLVIISATMIFPFFYIFAVSFSSLSDFLENDLLLWPKDWVTDAYTFILGSDQFIRSIFVTIYITVVGTFVNLVFTSTMAYGLTRGVYGQRAILFLVLFTMLFSAGMIPTYMIVKATGLLNTWWALIIPVAISPFNLIIMRQFFMGIPEELKEAAIIDGANDIQIFTKVILPLSKPALAAFGLFYAVGHWNSYFTGVLYLNDPAKWPIQVILRQIVIVNEPNAALGAHEMMESLPPPETVQMAAILLATIPILIVYPFLQKHFAKGVMLGSVKG; translated from the coding sequence ATGTATAAAACTTCAGCCGGAGAGAAAGTTTTTGATGGCGTAAATATTATTTTGTTAGTAATCATATCTGCAACAATGATCTTCCCATTCTTTTATATCTTCGCAGTTTCATTTTCAAGTCTCAGCGACTTTCTCGAAAATGATCTGCTTTTATGGCCAAAGGACTGGGTGACCGATGCTTATACCTTCATCCTTGGATCTGACCAATTCATCCGGTCAATCTTCGTCACGATTTACATAACGGTGGTCGGGACGTTCGTCAACCTGGTGTTCACTTCGACCATGGCTTACGGATTGACGAGAGGAGTTTATGGGCAGCGAGCGATTCTTTTCCTGGTACTGTTTACGATGCTGTTTTCAGCAGGGATGATTCCAACCTATATGATTGTAAAAGCGACAGGCTTGCTGAATACATGGTGGGCTTTGATCATTCCTGTTGCCATCAGCCCATTTAATTTAATTATCATGAGGCAGTTTTTTATGGGCATACCGGAAGAACTCAAGGAAGCAGCAATCATTGATGGTGCGAATGATATTCAGATTTTTACGAAGGTGATTTTACCATTATCAAAACCAGCGCTAGCCGCATTTGGGCTCTTCTACGCGGTCGGCCACTGGAATAGTTATTTCACAGGCGTGCTTTACTTGAATGACCCTGCAAAATGGCCGATCCAGGTCATCCTGAGACAAATCGTCATTGTGAACGAGCCAAACGCTGCACTCGGCGCCCATGAAATGATGGAGTCATTACCTCCGCCAGAAACGGTACAAATGGCAGCTATCCTATTAGCGACCATTCCAATATTAATTGTTTATCCATTTCTGCAAAAACATTTTGCTAAAGGAGTGATGCTGGGTTCTGTAAAAGGCTGA
- a CDS encoding YesL family protein → MDLTGWKGGLYRYGNCAMKLAFLNLLWLGGILIGAVLAGFFPSTVAMFAVIRKWRQNGDMEVPLYLHFTEEYKREFFKANLYGYVWIIIGVILYVDLLFFRGIPSIWGTLFSFFFFILGVFYLASLLFAFPVYVQYDLRMFQYIRNSILIALSNPIYSVLMALGFYFPYYLMIKVPGLLPFFGGSLIALPLMSLSLRLFELLDQKARE, encoded by the coding sequence ATGGACTTAACAGGATGGAAGGGTGGCCTTTACCGATATGGAAACTGTGCTATGAAGCTGGCTTTCTTGAATTTGCTCTGGCTTGGTGGGATTTTAATCGGCGCTGTTCTTGCAGGGTTTTTCCCCTCCACTGTTGCCATGTTTGCTGTCATCAGAAAATGGAGACAAAATGGGGATATGGAGGTGCCTTTGTACCTTCATTTTACAGAGGAGTACAAGCGTGAATTTTTTAAAGCCAACCTTTATGGATATGTATGGATTATCATCGGGGTGATCCTCTATGTAGATCTCCTGTTTTTCCGCGGCATCCCGTCTATATGGGGCACTCTTTTCTCGTTCTTCTTTTTTATCCTTGGTGTGTTCTATCTTGCATCCCTGCTATTCGCTTTTCCTGTCTATGTCCAATATGATTTGCGGATGTTCCAATATATCAGGAACTCTATTTTAATTGCACTTTCGAACCCCATCTATTCTGTACTCATGGCCCTGGGGTTTTATTTCCCATACTATTTAATGATTAAAGTTCCAGGTCTATTGCCTTTTTTTGGTGGAAGTTTAATTGCCCTGCCATTAATGAGTCTCTCTTTAAGGCTGTTTGAGCTCCTGGATCAAAAAGCACGCGAATAA
- a CDS encoding VanZ family protein, which produces MLDFQLIFGLDKLMHFLGFAGVSVLIGIFLLIISGPDGVKQQLKIVWLSLVTVGIIEEYRQFLDPGRSTEFLDAVANMVGVSVGIGIILGLSYLVANKRRVLSSVFRLYPMFLMMLLLGLLYINERPFLKMEVSIQERVRSLAALIGF; this is translated from the coding sequence TTGCTGGATTTTCAACTGATATTCGGACTGGATAAGCTCATGCATTTCTTGGGTTTTGCAGGTGTTTCAGTGTTAATAGGAATATTCCTTTTAATAATCTCGGGTCCTGACGGTGTTAAACAACAGCTGAAGATTGTATGGTTATCCTTGGTGACGGTCGGAATCATTGAGGAGTACCGGCAGTTCCTGGACCCTGGAAGAAGCACTGAGTTTTTGGACGCAGTAGCAAATATGGTAGGGGTAAGTGTGGGGATTGGTATTATCTTAGGCCTTTCTTATTTGGTTGCTAATAAGAGGAGAGTTCTTTCAAGTGTGTTTCGTCTATATCCAATGTTCCTGATGATGCTGTTGTTAGGATTGCTATACATAAACGAAAGGCCATTTTTAAAAATGGAAGTGTCTATTCAAGAGCGGGTCAGGAGCCTGGCGGCGTTGATTGGCTTTTAG
- a CDS encoding glycoside hydrolase family 43 protein, producing the protein MKNSKQNEPLVTHIFTADPSAHVFEGKLYIYPSHDLDHDEPSNDNGDQYKMEDYHVLSMEDADAPCIDHGEVLHLRDIPWASKQLWAPDAAYKNNTYYLFFPARDQEGIFRIGVATSESPAGPFKPEPNYIPGSFSIDPAVFVDEDDKAYVYFGGLWGGQLEKWQTGEFIADAEGPAPTAPALGPIVAELTDDMLNFKGEPQEISIVDEDGNPILAGDEDRRYFEGPWIHKYNGLYYLSYSTGTTHKIVYAVSENPQGPFVYKGTILTPVSGWTTHHSIVEFKDKWYLFYHDCSMSGGVNHKRSVKFTELKYNEDGTIQTIDPYADR; encoded by the coding sequence GTGAAAAACTCTAAGCAGAATGAACCTTTAGTTACGCATATTTTTACGGCAGATCCTTCCGCGCATGTTTTTGAAGGGAAGCTTTATATTTATCCTTCGCATGACCTTGATCATGATGAGCCTTCTAATGATAATGGGGACCAGTATAAAATGGAGGATTACCACGTCCTTTCGATGGAAGATGCGGATGCTCCATGTATTGACCATGGAGAAGTGCTTCATCTAAGAGATATCCCTTGGGCAAGCAAGCAGCTATGGGCTCCAGATGCTGCTTATAAAAACAACACATATTATTTATTTTTCCCGGCGCGAGACCAAGAGGGGATTTTCAGAATTGGTGTGGCGACGAGTGAAAGTCCTGCAGGGCCTTTCAAACCTGAGCCGAATTATATTCCTGGCAGCTTCAGCATTGACCCGGCGGTGTTTGTGGATGAAGATGACAAAGCTTATGTTTATTTTGGCGGCCTATGGGGAGGGCAGCTTGAAAAGTGGCAGACAGGAGAGTTCATTGCTGATGCTGAGGGTCCAGCGCCGACAGCACCTGCTTTGGGGCCAATCGTTGCTGAGTTGACGGATGATATGCTGAACTTCAAAGGCGAGCCGCAGGAAATCTCCATTGTCGACGAAGATGGCAATCCGATTCTCGCAGGTGATGAGGACCGAAGATATTTTGAGGGACCATGGATCCATAAGTACAACGGTCTTTACTATCTTTCTTATTCTACCGGCACGACTCATAAAATTGTTTACGCTGTCAGCGAGAATCCACAAGGGCCTTTTGTATATAAAGGCACGATCCTTACACCTGTCAGCGGCTGGACAACTCACCATTCAATTGTTGAATTCAAAGATAAGTGGTATTTGTTCTATCATGACTGCTCGATGTCTGGCGGAGTAAACCATAAACGTTCTGTTAAATTCACGGAACTAAAATATAATGAAGATGGAACGATCCAGACGATCGACCCTTATGCTGACCGATAA